The genomic interval acattgaaaaCAAAGTACATTAGCTGATGGAATTTGACAAATAAAAGTTAAATGACTAAAGATTTGACAGTATTGAACAAATTCAAGTTAATTTATACGTGCACTGTGACTCACCCTTTTGGCTCACCACCGACGATAGCTAGTGGCTTGACGCTGGTGGGGTACTTTATGCCGCAGGGTCTGCAAGTTCTTGTACTTTGACATGATACTTTGACTCTTCTTGAAGACAGGCTTCTGATTGAAGGGTGGTCTTGGAATTAAAGAGCCCTTAAAGAAcagaatatttgggatttatTTGGAACGTGGATGGAAACTGCATCATGGCTCAAAGCAAGCTTACTACAAAGACTacacaattaaataattataatcatcatcatcatattattattattatcaagcATTGGAACCGAGACTGAGACCAGCAAACATCACTTACCATTAAGGGTTTCCTAATAATTCCATCAGGAGCCGGTCCCCTCTTCACTCCAACAGTTGAGCGGAAATTAGGCCTCTATGTACAGAAGAACGTGTCACTAAAAACCACTATACCAAAAGTGACTAACATGGAAGAGTGTGACATAAAACAAGAATACACATTAGGGATTCTCAGATTTATCAACCGATAATCATAATTTATGACTTGATCGGTGCTCGCTACACTTGACCGATCTCACAAACCGATCACAATTTGATGACGTCAGCATGTGAGGATGTATGTATGATGCGAGGGGTCGTAGCAAATATTCAAACAAGAACTTTAAAGGCTGAAGTGGAGAAGGGTTCAATGTGAATAGCAGTTGAAAATGGGTCAGTTGGTCCTAAGGGATGGGCGAATGGCATTTTGGAAGTATCGATATACAATAGTTTGATACGAACACATCTGAAAGTTATCAGAATATACAGAATGAGCTGATGCTGAAAAAGTGAATAATACAATTGGTCCCAAATATGACACGTGCGTTATATTAAAGGCTTTAAAATAACTTGATATAGTTAAGATGTATAGTTTAAAGCAGCTTGCCCTGTCAGAGAATAGGCTACTTGTGCTGACAGACAGCTAGCCTAACATGCATACTTGCGatgtttaacccttaaagacctagaacatttttggggcgcctgatgtgcctctacttttctttgtttttctccccCATTCCAGCAGTAAGCATCAAGtgctatatatcattttaaacaggagaacctgaagtttccatctagctcatttgatgtcccaattttacatttatttattctgagaatggattaaattaatataatttcaagaaaaatggcagcaaaaatgtgatgtttttgcTGTGAACTCGAACAGAACTtcatgaagtttggattttttcctttagaaagttagacttggttgttttacacttccagattaaattttgtctacatgtaacaatccctcagcaagttatagccatttattataacattattctagGCGTTTCTAGGGTTTCGAGTGAAAacaggtgtattttatttactgataatgtgtcctaaaaagttcaagtaataaagtaaatagaaagattgttatataataacaacactgaaacaaacatttttcttcagagaaatatattataatttgagcatgaaaaacaaACGCAAACAATACATCAAGTTGTGACAACAAACCGTGCAATAAAATATACTGAGGCTACTTTTACATGTGGGCGGCTATTTTCATAAACGGACATTTCAACTTCTCTGCACATATTCTTCTCAAACACAAATTGAGGAAAATATAATAGTGAAAATGTGTACAACACAAACTACATACGAATAGAGAAATATACTGGCTGTGCTCTGAGAGAGAGCGCTTTGCACgcatttatttctgtttggttGCATGATGCATGCAAATTCACACCCACCTTCATTTTTCAGAGAAACGTGATTCGTGGTTCAAAAGACCAAACACTGTGTTTATTGGTTGAGTTGATGAAAGTTTCAACGAATCTGGGCACAGGGGGGTGggactaataaaaaaataataatttctgttTGGCTCAGGGGAACAACCCACGTGTTTCCTGGACAaatcaatgctgcatattttgatgacgcatccacgctgactatggagcctctgaatgatcaatcgcgAGACATATTATACCTATGGAAAGCGGAGATACTCCTCTTTATGGTGAAGTTTACAGCATACAGATTGGATTAGCggttaaaaagttattaaacattttagaacgatagttatttttagtcaatgctgcatattttgatgacACATCGATGCTGACAAcggagcctctgaatgatcaatcgcgaaacatattatacctatggaaagcggagattctcctctttacggtgcagtttacagcatacagattggatttgcggtttaaaagttattaaacattttagaacgatagttatttttagccgcgggcggctgtctcggtctttaagggttaatggGTTTAAAATGTGGTGCTTTCCTCAGTCCATAACTTGCATTTCACAGGTATATTCTCCATCCACAAATGTTAGAAAGTCatgcaaatataatttttttctgtcagGAGAGGATGAACCTTCTGCAAGTTAATCTCTAAAATTCAGCCTTCTGGGGACGAGCGTTGTTAAGCACATTCATGCCAAACAGACAaagcaaaatagaataggaacgCAACAATTCTGGCTAAAGTATACATATttctaaaataattaataataaataataatagtgggactattattatttattacaaaaatattatgcctcaataataaaaaaataaatgtgccaTGTGTGGAATTTTAAACCTACAAGcatgtatatttttatgaaaGTGACCATGCTTTTTTAATTTCCTTTTTAGTTTagtgaatttaaaaacaaaattaatacaTGCCTACATTACATTCACTGTATTTGTTTAAAGCCTTCAATATTGCCTTTTTCATTGGGGAGGATgtgaaaaaattattattagggATATATGCTATAGCCGCGTTTTttcaccgcaggaactttacccaggaactttggggtggtactcggtgtgtttagatcacaggaaccagggtctaaatgaagttccgggtaaatatttccccctccaaacggccctgcttgcgaggtagtactttttcaaagttcaggaactttcgagggcaggacttgggcgctgaacatgctgattggtttagctcacgcagcattttatatCAACCGGCAtttcttttgcgaggttcgttctgcgttcagtaaatatcagtcctgctctgtctgatggcgcgcgttcgtctcagccatctcacgtgcaatgtccgtaacaGCTGATagtacattgtcattttaaatctagctttacaagctttctaaATATGCTTGTGCTCTTTCCGGTCATTGTTAATTACCTCAtttctgtcattgttaattacctcttttctgtcattgttaattacctcttttctgtcattgttaattacctctttagtaaacctatacataaccaacAAAAGCAGCCCAGCTtcaatctcttccatactcgttattaattaatttttttacagtctatatttttcaccatgtaaacgacctgaccgattacttttaagtgtgcgtccttatatgacgtgacagcgcgcacCGCGCtcatgacaagagaggaaagttcatttttccaaggggtaaacttttatttcgtaagttatgtagataatgttggaataatgacacagcgtatattgccccaggcagtttttactttaactgcgcctgacagaagaattattatttttctgagataattattacactttacaacaaataaatagcttattatatgatactgtattagtcctggtggccgttaagagttgctatggctaaagttaacacattccagctgctggagaaaacagcattgacatttttgatgcggcagacaaactgcatgtgacaaaatgattgcgattgaaagtcaccacatgtaaacaccagatcggtttacaTAACGACTCATgcaaacagtccactaaatctttcaattggaatgacaaaaaaagtgtgcttgtaAACATGGATAGTgtcgcgcaaaaatgattaGGCTACTGTCCATCACaaacttggaggagcagtcgcacgcagtcctacatcaccggactaattagCCTAATTTGTGATTATTTAGAAACctgttaaaattatttttacattaccATAAAAATGCAACAAATATAATAAAGGCAACATCCATTGGATttttttcatctgaaaaaaggtTAACAGTGATCAGAGTTTAGAAAATCAGTGAAGCATTATAATTGGGATCGGCCGATAACATGTCAAGTAATCTGTATCGCTCTGTATCGGCTGCAAAAACCCTGATCGGAGCATCCCTAGTAAAAGAAACGTGTTAGAGTACAAGACtctgaaattaacattttaagaaTTTCATTACCTGAAATGAAGCAGGCTTCCCCATGTTTTTTTCTGGACTTCCAGAAGacctacaacaaaaacaacaacaaaaaataaggGTTGCAAGCAGAAAAATGGTTTAAGTTTAGCAGTTGCAAATGACTAAGGCTATATTTAAATGGAAAACTAAAAACTGACAAGTTTTTACACAGAACcacaaaaatgactaaaacgCTGTATTATGCAGCCCAGACAAGTAGTGGCCGATGTCACCTTATAAAAGAAATGACTTGCCTATACAAGCAACACTTAAAATTCATATGCATGATGTCACCATTTTCACAAATTAgcatttttggggaaaaaagagcattttaaaatatgcacTTTGAAACCTGTTTTCAGGCCAccaaaacagttgtgtaaataGACAAAATGTATGAAGATTTCGGTTTTTACTTGAAATTAATTTACCGTCTTTCTTTTCGTTCCTGTGAAGAACTTGTAGGACTTTGAAGCTTTGTAAAGCGTTCATTCAGTGTTAAATTTCCATGAGATTCTGATTCCTCTGGGAGAGGGAAAACATTTTTAGAACAAAAAACACAAGAAAGTTACATGCAGAGATTCGATACTAGCATATGGCAACAGCACAAGTGATTCAAAACTATGACAAGTGTCAGACTTTTACCAGACTTGTTCTTGGGTGCCTTATTCCTCCAAGGTGCATTGTTCTTAGAACTAGTACTGGGTTTGTGCCCTGCCTCCCAATGGGAAACCACAACAAGGTCACGTGAAAGTCGCCTGTCTATTGGTGAGGAGCTGAAAAGAAAGTCAACAAGGCATGTGAACAAGTGATCCATATCATCTGGATGCTTCAGCATGGAATGAAAGTCATATTAAACAGCATCAAGCATTCAGAGAAGGCATAAAGCATGCACAATTGTTATCTGATTTCAAAGTGGAATAAACTTGTGCCTTTATGAACTGAGGAGGGAAAAATGTTGCACTTCAAACTAAATTACTCAAACATTCACAGTCGTCAAGAACCCAATTGTATTGTTGCAAATGCAGAAGGACCAATGATGGATTACTACATGGGTACTTACAGCAAAGCAAGCCCATCATCTCCATGCTTCAGTTTGAATTGGTAGATTAATTTTCCCTGATTCACCTTGGCCTTTAGCAGCCTTCCTTTCGCTAATGTGAATAACAGATATTGGTAGACTGAATGAGTGGACTGAAGAACGCCGTGTAGAAATCATGTTATGCTCCAAAAAGTGAACAGATTGGCAGGTGAGAACTTCCTTTTTATCCGGACTTGACACTCCCAGACACATTCCTCTTAACCTATCCTTTCATAATGGATTAGATGCATTTTTGGAGACAGCAAACTGTTTCTTGCTGGAAAATATATTTCATGGTATAAAAGCTGGTGTGCAGCTCTGGATTCTGCAATGGCATTGAGGTAAAGTCTTGCTGAAAGAATCTTCCAAAACGCTGGACTGATTTCTTTAGAATTTGTTGGCCAGTTCTCTTGCAAGACCTTCAAACTACATGGTCTGTAgaacaaaaaacacactcatCAATCTCTTCCATGTGCATTTTTATCTTCACTTAACAGGTAGGCCATTAAAATTGCTTGATAGTTCTTCAGTTGCAGAACTTCTATTGAGGGTCACTACAAATGAATGGTTGGCATTTTGGTAAGCATGAATCATTAGGCACAAATTGATCAGTTTTTCCATCTTCAGCACAACTCCGACATGCTGCCATTTCAGTCAGTGGTTTGGTTGTAGAGTAATATGATCCCTGCTTGTCAATGTCCATGCTGCAATGCCAAAAGGCATTTAAGGGCATAAATCTTTCATAAATGCCAAGAGAGAACTGCAGTTATGGAGGAGGGATACGCCAAGGGAGATCATCCATTTTGGTCCCAACTTATTGATCCGTCATGGACGTATATGCAAAACTTCTTTCCTACAGTAGTTCTCACATGATGAGGCCTCTTTTTAGGTACAGTTTTAAGGAATTCCTGAGGTTTTTGGAGACTTTATTCTTTGACCTTGATCACCAGATTAGACGCTAACCAAATCTTACATTATTCAATTAAGGGATAGTACATGGTGACTCATTCAAGGGAGATATTTTTCTTCTTGCAAACAAATCTGGTTTCCACTGAAAACAGAGTACAAGAGTCAACCTGTTTCTTCATCCAGCCAATCATCTAAATTCTTCTGATGGAACGACTTGTGATGCATCATTGTATAAATGTTGTCATAGCCAAAATAGAGCTTGGCTGTGAAAATTTCTTCTCCATTGAAATCCATGTGAATGTTCTTCATGTTTCCATTTTCCAAGACATCCTATCCAATGTCCATGAGAAGCAGTCGTGAGAGAGACTTTTGTTCATGTTACTGCAGTTAGTTGCATATTGAAGTAGAGTATTGTAGGTATTACAGGACAGACCATCCTTCTGCAAACACTTAAGATTAAGGCTTAAAAACCATTTCCCTCCCTGGaagacattttaaacatttcttcCGTCGACCTGGATGCATCATTGTGGGACACATGGCATTTGACTTTTGGAACAAAAATGACTGATTGTGAAACTTTTGAAAGACCACTTGCTCAGACTTATCTCTTATTCTCTTGACAAGGACAGATGTATTCTGGACAATGACAGGTTTAACATCATACTGTTGACAAAAATGAGGAGGAAAACAGgcatgattttcttttttctctcctCATCCATCTCATCTGACAAGGTGATACCCCTTTGATGAAAGTTGTGCCATTGAAAAACAGGAAGCTTGACCTTCTAAACATCACGCGCCCATTGCCACAGTGTGAGGGGTAATACCATACCTGTGTGCGCTCACAGAGCGACGGGATTCCACCTTTGATTCGGAGTCCCTCTCAGGCTCTGCGGTCTTGGAGTCTGTGTTGGGGGACGAGTCTCTGGATGACGAGATCTTTTTGAGTGGTATCTTGCGTGGTGGCACTCCTGAAGAATCTTTGCCATTCTTTGGTCCTGTCAGAGGCTTGGGTTTCTGGTTTCTGTCTGAGATTCTTGGTGGGGGCAGCTTGAACCGGGCCACTGACTCTGCTCTAAACTTCCGTGCCTTTAGCAGACGGCTCTTATCGTTGAGGGACAAACCACGACCTCGGAAGCCCCTGAGAGGAAGAGGTCTCACTGACAATTCCCTGCGGAAACGCTTCGGAGGTCCATGTTCAAAACCACTTGATGAAGGTGGATGCCTGAACTCTTCATTCTTCCTCTTGAATGGCCGTCCAATGGGCCTTTCCTGAGGTCTCAGAGGTGGATATGGTCTAAACGATGAGCCAGATGGGGGTGGGCCTAGTCTTCGTGCCGGTGATCTGTAAGGAGGCCGAGAATGTGGATGTCCCCCTCCTCTGTGCCCCCATTCCATGCCGGGGCGCCGGGAGTCTCTTCCAACCTCTCCATGTGGCCCACGTTGATCTCTCTCTGCAGACCACCTGCACATCCATTACAAACAATACAAACATGTGGGTTATAATGCCAGTTTGTGCTGCTTGAGCTGTGTGGAAGCTCTTACATTTTATCAATTTAGATCCAGCCCCTGGCTGCTGAATGCCATAACTTCTGTGCCAGTAAAACTTAAAGAGGAAAAAGCCTCAAATGGTTTTACAATTTCTCCAGACAGACTGTTTCACTGTATGGGCTTTATCATTAGATCCTGCGGTACTTTACACTGACAGAAAGCTGAAGGAAGTTGGGATTTACTCTCACCACCCTGCAGTGAACTGGACTTTGCAATCTAACACATaactgtatatttactttacCCAGCCTTCATAGCTTCATTCTTGTACCTCTCAGGATATGAACTCCTTCCATGAAACTCTCTGGGTTTTCTTTGGGGTGGGCCAGAGAGCCTTGAATTCCCACCAGGAGGGTGAGGATAACCTCCTGGGCCATTCCAGTGGTGCCCCCCAAATGCTGGTCGGCCAAAGGGCCTGTCGCGAGGTGCAGGGCACCAGCTCCTGTCATGCTCCTGAGGGCTTGGGCGTCGCTGGGGACCCCTGAAGGAACCATGCGGTGAAGGAACCCGCCTTTCTGATGGAGGGCCATGGAAATGGCGAGATGGAGATGTGTGGCTAGGGTGATTTCCATGGAAGAGTGGTGCTCTGTGGCTAGGTGGTCCATGCATAGGACCATGTGGGGAATGCCTGTGCTGGACTGGGGGAGGGCGGCTTGAACGGGGTGGAGAAGGCCTCCTGCGGCCCCGCTGTGAATCCTGTGAGCTGGGATATGGATGAAAATGATCCTGGTTCTGCATCCACTGTCCGTGTGGTCTTTCTCTGCGTTCACCCATAAGCGAGGGCCTTTTGGGGTATGACTGTGGTCCACTACTGTTGTTCTCTCTCCAACTTGGTGGGGCTTTTCCAGGAGGTCCTCTGAAACCTCTCTGGCTTCTTGAAGGGGGGCCAAATCGCCCTTCATGATTCATGCTTCGGCTGTTGTCAGAGAAAGGCCTGTACAAGAAAAATGTGAAATTGAGTCAACATTATATTGCTAATTAggtagatacaaaaaaaaagtgattatgATTTTAGCATGTCATGTTTGggaacagttcttctaacccaTGATGAGTCTTCCTACATGCTGGTTATAAGGGGGTGGGGTCTCATGCATTCTgccttatttacactgttaaagtgTTGGAACCTCATGCTAAACCTGgccaaagtttcaaaaaattaATTGGACGCATGACAATATTCCTGTGCAAAAAActctccttccggtttctcacaagtttcgtaAAGTAAATGCTGGATTTACAGATCGGTTGAAATTTAAAGCGATAGGTCCCAGCGATAAAACATCCCAGTCATGAGTCCGAACCGCAGGCAGTTTTTTTTGGGAATTAGTGCGCAAGTGCATATAATATACCGTAAATCCTCTAATATTGGCCTGTATTCCATTAGCGGCCGGGTCTCCAACATTGGCCGGTCTCGCTGTCACCGAaggtaaataaaggccggtctctAATAGCGGCCGGGGCTATTATTAGAACCAATGTTTTTCTGGGCAGGCCTCAACATCAGGGGCATAGCCAGCGGACGGGCCTGATGGGCACAGGCCTGCCCACTATGATGACAGGCCCCCTcagtttattatacaaatataataatatttgttaaataacagttgtttaaataattttaacataattacaaaattattataacatctcaaatacttcaattttttttatgcatgatgtttgattgacagctgtgtaAGGCAATAGGCTGTCTCATGTATGTGACGCGGCTCGCGCCTGTGACTTTCAAGAAGTGTGTTTACCTATTCACTTAGCCTGTAATTTGCAGTTGTGTGATAGAGAAACAGCAGCGATGCAAAATTCTATAAAATGGACTTAAAATCGCATTGACGTGGGAGAGAACTCATCCATCAAGTAACGTTAAGACTTTTCAATTGCCTGCACAAGGATGACAGACGCGCAGCGTAACATGAAGACGAAGAGGAGCTGTACAATAATGAACTTGTTGTAGAGGCTGGCGCAAGTGATGAGGAGTTTACACGGAGagatgaagaagaggaggaaACTGAGGAGGATGAGGATTAAACAGAATTGGAGGATTTGTTTTTTACTTCAAACCAAACGAGACAGGAATGGTTAAACTTTGGAGCGGTAAGGTGTCTGTTGCCTTTGGTTATGAATCAATAACCTAATTATCACCGTGTATGGTGAAGTGTTTACAATGCACTTCTGGTAGCCTATGTTTGCTACGTATTTGTTACCATATTTCTACACTGATATTTAGCCTGAATTACCGGTATTTGTTGTTAATGTTCTGTATGCATGCCATAATGTTATGGTAACTgtacattttcaataaatgaaCCTAGTATTTTATAGGTTGAAATAGACGCAAAAtctcatttttattcattctaCTGGTAGTTTGATTTGCTAATTCTGGCCTCCTTCCAATAAAGGCCTGGACCGCGATGCacttgagtaaaataaaggccCGGGCCTATATTAGAGGATTTATGGTTAACAGCACAAAGTAAATCCCAAGTTATCCATGGATATTATGACAATGTATTgagtgtttaaaatgtaatttaaaaaaaatgtgtttagcTGTCAACCATAATGTGTCATGTTACCACAGAAGAACTTGTTTTTATATTGTGATGTCCTGCTGTAGTCTTTGTTGCTACTTTTGTTCTTGCTGTTCAATTTCAGACCCAGGATCGGAATAACTTGAGTTActcgattttttaaaaaaaaaatcctctacGCTTCATTTAGTCTATTTAACTACCGACGGATGTTGcagaaatactttttttgtgtaAGGACACGGAGTACAagcggattgcggttatatcaGTGGCTCAGGTGGGTAAACATCCCAAAAATTGAGGGTGGATGAGATAAATCATTaatgtgttgattttaataaagacgcaAAACTctcattttactgtaaaatgcaataaatgcgtgtcgttcttaaactttcgttttcagctcatgtcgagatcaaagaccgcaatgTGAGAGAGAGTGGCATCAACACTGGTAATATTCAGTCTCGCCATTTTTAAACAAAGACAACTGTGTATTCAGCCTCAGGATGCAACACTGAACATTTAAGTTTTATTTGTGGCAATTCGGCGCGTCAGCTGAGGAGAATACAAGCAACACCAAACACAAACGAgatggagtttgcagctttgcacatggatcaccgtcattATGATGTGTGCaaaatctttaatgagactttatatataCTTAATAATATCTTCCAAATACACCattaaaatgttctcaatgCCAAGCGTAACGAACATCAGAACAagctgtaatgtgtgtgtgtgtgtgtgtgatgatgcaCAGCACTTGTGCTTTCAGAGCTGCGTGCattcattgatttgtgtaatttaaatatcatgctttaattatatttatagcTACCTAGAGCTGATTTGCGCATCTCTACTCTTGGTCTTATTTTAAGTTTCCTTTCTGTCTAATATTTTTTGCTTCTTACGAAAATCACAAAGCCTCCAGAAGACAGTAAAGGATCATGTCCTCCCTAAGATGAAGCATCAAAGTGAAGTTGCACAACGTAATCTTTAGGAATttgtgttatttatattactattattttggtttattggttgtaggtttagttatatatgtttaccttttaaagtaatttgaaaatcgatttttatatataatatggcaattgtatgcattCAAATTATTTAGTTTCACAATCATTATTGTATGCAATTTGAGCAATAAAACGTaattttctaaaaagaaaacaaattaaatgtaaattaagaTACCCGTCTTATTTTCTCACATATTTagtattgctctttaataaaggaAAAGTAAATATCTGATTAGTCGGTCGATTAAGTGctagattaatcgattacaaaaagaatcgatagctgcagccctagAAGTCACTCCCAACTTACAGACAGTCGCTAAGCAAAAGCTGTGCATTCTCatgactctttagctccgcaCACTGCACTACTTATCGAATTCGGCTTTTTATAAACAATCGTTACAGtgcatctgtcttttataaatatgatcaaaCTAAAGACTTTGAGATATTAATAAtcctttaagaaatgaaaactatgaaaatgaaatgaaactatttattagggttagaagaactgttgccagtCATAAAACAATCACGGCaataataaaccaatcagactaTTTGCccatttaaatccaaacagtgacTTTTTTGGGGGCTAGACAGTATACATAAGAatcaaatattatataaaatatattaaacatatcTATAGCAATCACTTACCTGTGTTTGGAACGAGGAGACCCTGAGTGTGGTCTTACCATTTTGCAGCTTTTCACCTACCTTCAGTGGGGGGGAAAAAAGACAATAAATATTGGTGGAAAtggaatgaatatatatatatatatatatatatatatatatatatatatatatatatatatatatatatacatacatatatatatatatatatatacatacatacatacatacacactgaGGCTTGTAAAATTTGAACGTAAAAGACAGACTAGTAGTGCAATGCCAACAAGTTCcggcattattttttttaataacaaatctAGGCCAGTCAAGTAATCAATCTCAGTGTAGTACATGCCAATCTTTCTTAAGTTTTACAATGACTAAAAAGTACATGCTACACACTAACCCAGAACCATCAAATAGTAAGAGGTCGTAAACATGTACAACATACGGCTGTTTAAATTGACCAGATGGGTTCATGTCGAGATTGTCACAGACCATACTACAATTAATCCATATAAACCactgaatacattttaatgtcaTCATGTTCCAGGGttacaaagacaaaaaaaatgaataaaatgcaACTCAAAATGTTAACCATTTTATATAACACAATGAAAAAAACATGGTCCTTGATTACAAAAAATGTAAGAACTAACGCTAAACGAATTTAGACGAGGTCGACGACAACACATTCTTGGCCTACACCAACGCGTGTCTCTGGGCCGACAAGGCCGTGCAATTCACATTCAGAAGGGTAATCAGAGACCAGAGTAACACGTTAAATTGATAATATAACACACAAAACAACTAGTCTTAAAAGTAATGCAGTGTTATATTGAATAACTACGACAACAAATCAAGGTTAAATCAAACTAACGTTACAGCCTCTTCCGTTTTTAACGTTAATGCGAAACTACGACAAAGCGAAACCATTTCTAACACGTTCTTACGTTAAATAACATTTAGCAATACTAT from Pseudorasbora parva isolate DD20220531a chromosome 3, ASM2467924v1, whole genome shotgun sequence carries:
- the si:ch211-114c12.2 gene encoding serine/arginine-rich splicing factor 4, with protein sequence MVRPHSGSPRSKHRPFSDNSRSMNHEGRFGPPSRSQRGFRGPPGKAPPSWRENNSSGPQSYPKRPSLMGERRERPHGQWMQNQDHFHPYPSSQDSQRGRRRPSPPRSSRPPPVQHRHSPHGPMHGPPSHRAPLFHGNHPSHTSPSRHFHGPPSERRVPSPHGSFRGPQRRPSPQEHDRSWCPAPRDRPFGRPAFGGHHWNGPGGYPHPPGGNSRLSGPPQRKPREFHGRSSYPERWSAERDQRGPHGEVGRDSRRPGMEWGHRGGGHPHSRPPYRSPARRLGPPPSGSSFRPYPPLRPQERPIGRPFKRKNEEFRHPPSSSGFEHGPPKRFRRELSVRPLPLRGFRGRGLSLNDKSRLLKARKFRAESVARFKLPPPRISDRNQKPKPLTGPKNGKDSSGVPPRKIPLKKISSSRDSSPNTDSKTAEPERDSESKVESRRSVSAHSSSPIDRRLSRDLVVVSHWEAGHKPSTSSKNNAPWRNKAPKNKSEESESHGNLTLNERFTKLQSPTSSSQERKERRSSGSPEKNMGKPASFQRPNFRSTVGVKRGPAPDGIIRKPLMGSLIPRPPFNQKPVFKKSQSIMSKYKNLQTLRHKVPHQRQATSYRRW